In a genomic window of Gossypium arboreum isolate Shixiya-1 chromosome 9, ASM2569848v2, whole genome shotgun sequence:
- the LOC108456665 gene encoding mitogen-activated protein kinase kinase kinase YODA-like, with protein MPSWWGKSSSKEVKKKTNKESFIDTLHRKFKIPSEGKPNSRSGVSRRHGNDTISEKGSQSRPESRSPSPSKQVSRCQSFVQRPHAQPLPLPDLHPAIVGRTDSGIGISSKSRPGKGYKSSLFLPLPRPACIRHRLNPNDTDGDCVTASVFSESSAESDDPTDSHHRSLQATDYDNGTRIAANSPSSLLLKDQSSAVSQSNSREAKKQTNISFGCSISPKTPKRRPLSNHMPNLQIPHNGAFSSAPDSSMSSPSRSPLRAFGSEQIMNSPFWAGKTYADVTLLGSGHCSSPGSGQNSGHNSMGGDMSGQLFWQPSRGSPEYSPIPSPRMTSAGPSSRIHSGAVTPIHPRSAGTATETHTSWHDDGKQQSHRLPLPPVTTSISSPFSHSNSAATSPSVPRSPGGAENPVNTGSRWKKGKLLGRGTFGHVYVGFNSESGEMCAMKEVTLFSDDAKSKESTKQLMQEIALLSRLWHPNIVQYYGSEKVDDRLYIYLEYVSGGSIYKILQEYGQLGELAIRSYTQQILSGLAYLHSKSTVHRDIKGANILVDPNGRVKLADFGMAKHIAGQSCPLSFKGSPYWLAPEIIRNPSGCNLAVDIWSLGCTVLEMATTKPPWSQYEGVAAMFKIGNSKELPPIPDYLSDEGKDFVRQCLQRNPQHRPTAVQLLGHPFVKYAAPLERPIPDAEPPDPTPGVTSGVKTLGIGQTRNYSSLESEQLAVHSSRVPKLHASDINIPRNVSCPVSPIGSPLLHSRSPQQLNGRMSPSPISSPRTTSGSSTPLTGGSGAIPYGYLKQSPYFQEGLGSMPKPSNGLYVSGSSCHDNNPDIFRGLQASSHISSELVPSENDILGTGRSVHGESYDGQSVLADRVSRQLLKDHAAMSPSLDLSPSSPLPYRSVII; from the exons atgCCTTCTTGGTGGGGAAAGTCATCATCCAAAGAAGTGAAGAAGAAAACAAACAAGGAAAGTTTCATTGATACCTTACACCGGAAATTTAAGATTCCTTCAGAAGGTAAACCAAACAGTAGGTCAGGAGTATCTCGTAGACATGGCAATGACACAATTTCAGAAAAGGGATCTCAATCCCGACCAGAATCTAGGTCTCCTTCACCTTCTAAACAGGTATCTAGGTGTCAAAGTTTTGTCCAAAGGCCTCATGCTCAGCCACTGCCACTTCCTGATCTGCATCCTGCAATAGTGGGTCGCACAGACTCTGGAATTGGCATATCATCAAAATCAAGGCCAGGAAAAGGCTACAAGTCATCATTATTTCTGCCTCTCCCAAGACCTGCATGCATACGTCATAGGCTAAATCCTAATGATACAGATGGAGATTGCGTTACTGCTTCAGTTTTCAGTGAGAGCTCAGCTGAAAGTGATGATCCCACCGACTCACATCATCGTAGTCTGCAAGCAACTGATTATGACAATGGGACTAGAATTGCGGCAAACAGCCCTTCCAG CTTGTTGCTCAAGGATCAATCTTCTGCAGTCAGCCAAAGTAACTCAAGAGAGGCAAAAAAACAGACTAACATTTCATTCGGTTGTAGTATCTCTCCAAAAACACCTAAAAGAAGACCTTTAAGCAATCATATGCCAAATCTTCAGATCCCACATAATGGTGCTTTCAGCAGTGCTCCTGACAGCTCCATGTCAAGTCCATCTAGAAGCCCATTGAGAGCTTTTGGCTCAGAGCAAATAATGAACTCCCCTTTCTGGGCTGGAAAGACTTATGCTGATGTTACTTTGCTTGGATCTGGCCACTGCTCCAGTCCTGGGTCAGGTCAGAATTCTGGGCATAATTCAATGGGTGGAGATATGTCAGGACAGCTATTCTGGCAACCAAGTAGGGGCAGCCCTGAATATTCTCCAATACCTAGTCCTAGGATGACCAGTGCTGGTCCCAGTTCGAGAATTCATAGTGGTGCTGTCACCCCTATTCATCCTAGATCAGCAGGAACAGCTACTGAAACACATACTAGTTGGCATGATGATGGAAAACAACAAAGCCACAGATTGCCCCTTCCTCCTGTAACAACTTCCATTTCTTCTCCTTTCTCCCATTCAAATTCAGCAGCAACATCTCCCTCTGTGCCACGAAGTCCAGGAGGGGCAGAGAATCCTGTAAACACTGGGTCGCGGTGGAAAAAAGGGAAGCTTCTGGGTAGAGGCACATTTGGTCATGTTTATGTTGGTTTTAACAG TGAGAGTGGTGAAATGTGTGCGATGAAAGAGGTTACGTTATTTTCTGATGATGCCAAGTCAAAAGAAAGTACTAAGCAGTTGATGCAG GAAATTGCTCTGTTGAGCCGTTTATGGCATCCAAATATTGTGCAATACTACGGCTCTGAAAAG GTTGATGACAGGCTTTACATATACCTCGAGTATGTATCTGGTGGGTCTATTTATAAAATCCTCCAGGAGTATGGGCAGCTTGGTGAACTAGCAATTCGCAGTTATACTCAACAGATCTTATCTGGGCTTGCCTACCTACATTCTAAGTCTACCGTCCATAG GGATATTAAAGGAGCAAACATACTGGTAGACCCAAATGGTCGAGTTAAGTTGGCAGATTTTGGGATGGCAAAGCAT ATTGCAGGACAGTCATGTCCACTTTCATTTAAAGGAAGCCCTTACTGGCTGGCACCTGAG ATTATAAGAAACCCTAGCGGTTGCAACCTTGCTGTGGATATATGGAGTCTTGGATGCACTGTTTTGGAAATGGCTACAACGAAACCTCCTTGGAGTCAATATGAAGGG GTTGCGGCTATGTTCAAGATTGGAAATAGCAAGGAACTTCCACCAATTCCAGATTACCTCTCAGATGAAGGAAAAGATTTTGTGCGCCAGTGTTTGCAACGCAACCCACAACATCGTCCTACTGCAGTTCAGCTTTTAGGCCACCCATTTGTAAAATATGCTGCACCTTTGGAAAGGCCTATTCCAGATGCTGAGCCTCCAGATCCTACCCCTGGCGTGACAAGTGGGGTGAAAACTCTg GGCATTGGACAAACCAGGAATTATTCCTCCCTGGAGTCAGAGCAACTTGCTGTTCATTCATCTAGAGTTCCGAAACTGCATGCTAg TGATATCAATATTCCAAGGAATGTATCTTGCCCTGTTTCACCCATAGGAAGCCCTCTTCTGCATTCAAGGTCACCGCAACAACTAAACGGAAGAATGTCTCCTTCTCCCATATCTAGCCCCCGGACCACTTCAGGCTCGTCTACACCCTTGACAGGTGGCAGTGGTGCTATACCTTATGGTTATCTGAAACAATCGCCTTACTTTCAGGAGGGTCTTGGTAGCATGCCAAAGCCCTCAAATGGTCTTTATGTCAGTGGCTCTTCCTGTCATGATAATAATCCTGACATTTTTCGAGGCTTGCAAGCAAGTTCTCACATCTCTTCTGAACTGGTGCCATCAGAAAATGACATTTTAGGAACTGGAAGATCAGTCCATGGGGAATCGTATGATGGACAGTCTGTATTAGCTGATCGTGTTTCTCGACAGCTTCTGAAGGATCACGCAGCAATGAGCCCATCCCTGGATCTAAGTCCCAGCTCTCCTTTACCTTACCGGAGTGTTATTATCTAA
- the LOC108456666 gene encoding short-chain dehydrogenase TIC 32, chloroplastic-like — protein sequence MWLFGRKGPSGFSSSSTAEEVTQGIDGTGLTAIVTGASSGIGTETARVLALRGVHVIMGVRNVAAGRDVKEAIVKEIPTAKVDTMELDLSSIASVRKFAADFSSSGHPLNLLINNAGIMATPFMLSKDNIELQFATNHIGHFLLTNLLLDTMKKAARTSKREGRIINVSSEAHRYTYKEGIHFDKINDQSGYSNFAAYGQSKLANVLHANELAKRLKEDGVDITANSLHPGAIVTNLFRHMGPISGLVNIFGKIALKNIQQGAATTCYVALHPQVKGRSGEYFKDSNIGQASAHGRNVELAKKLWDFSMKMVK from the exons ATGTGGCTGTTTGGCAGAAAAGGGCCATCTGGGTTTTCGTCATCTTCCACAGCTGAGGAAGTTACACAGGGGATCGATGGCACTGGTCTCACTGCCATTGTTACAG GAGCATCCAGTGGTATTGGCACTGAAACCGCACGTGTTCTTGCTCTGCGTGGTGTTCATGTAATTATGGGGGTCAGGAATGTGGCTGCTGGTAGAGATGTTAAAGAAGCAATTGTGAAGGAAATTCCAACAGCTAAAGTTGATACAATGGAATTAGATCTCAGTTCAATTGCATCTGTGAGGAAATTTGCAGCAGATTTCAGCTCCTCAGGTCACCCTCTGAATCTCCTTAT CAATAATGCAGGAATTATGGCAACTCCTTTCATGCTTTCAAAGGACAATATAGAACTACAGTTTGCAACCAATCACATAG GTCATTTTCTTTTGACAAATCTCTTGCTGGACACTATGAAGAAAGCTGCACGGACAAGCAAAAGAGAGGGAAGAATTATAAATGTCTCATCAGAAGCTCACCGTTACACTTATAAGGAAGGAATTCATTTTGACAAGATTAATGATCAATCGGG GTACAGCAATTTTGCTGCATATGGCCAATCAAAACTTGCAAATGTTCTGCATGCTAATGAACTAGCTAAACGCCTAAAG GAAGATGGAGTGGATATAACTGCAAATTCACTTCACCCAGGAGCAATCGTCACCAATCTATTCCGTCATATGGGTCCTATTAGTG GTCTTGTTAATATCTTTGGTAAGATTGCACTAAAAAATATTCAGCAG GGAGCTGCTACAACATGCTATGTGGCATTGCATCCACAAGTAAAGGGTAGAAGTGGTGAATACTTCAAGGACAGTAATATTGGCCAAGCAAGTGCACATGGAAGGAATGTTGAGTTGGCCAAGAAACTCTGGGATTTCAGCATGAAGATGGTTAAATAA